The following are from one region of the Alicyclobacillus fastidiosus genome:
- a CDS encoding winged helix-turn-helix domain-containing protein, whose translation MGETTMGYQVEFDTSPAYELLASLNLYLFDKGLNGMKNRWTQQMNSAFRKMIGPHLTGAKQGLAAEALAILIWQCPHKKDVRAFLRWFEGLDVGELYERLNPYVKNLSRMIPSLSDWRPRAGLWLNAWYEYYFHNVENDWIESLAQHLATKTDELATVNQTEFVESVLRGIYVESVPKLKTVVLVPGFHYAPANLRMDFREMMLFVYSMSNGMLHPKAQVAADVSRMTKALSDEARLAILSNLSGDPCRFTDIAHRTGLPKSTLHNHLIHLRDAGFIRVHAHLNKTDRYSLRQRAFVELDETLQRFQAQLSREEGASVE comes from the coding sequence GTGGGTGAGACGACAATGGGATACCAGGTGGAGTTCGACACAAGCCCGGCCTACGAATTGCTGGCTAGTCTGAATCTATACCTGTTCGACAAAGGGCTCAACGGGATGAAAAACCGTTGGACCCAACAGATGAACAGCGCGTTTCGGAAGATGATCGGACCCCATTTGACCGGCGCGAAACAAGGCCTGGCCGCTGAAGCATTAGCCATCCTCATCTGGCAGTGTCCGCATAAGAAGGACGTTCGAGCGTTCCTGCGTTGGTTTGAGGGTTTGGACGTCGGGGAGTTGTATGAGCGACTAAATCCCTATGTCAAAAATTTGTCTCGCATGATTCCCAGTCTGTCGGACTGGCGACCGCGCGCCGGCCTATGGCTCAACGCCTGGTATGAATACTATTTCCATAATGTAGAAAACGATTGGATAGAAAGTTTAGCACAGCACTTGGCGACCAAGACGGACGAATTAGCGACCGTGAACCAAACGGAGTTCGTGGAATCAGTATTGCGAGGGATCTATGTCGAATCGGTCCCAAAACTGAAAACCGTTGTCTTGGTTCCTGGGTTTCACTACGCACCCGCCAATTTGCGCATGGACTTTCGAGAGATGATGTTGTTTGTTTATTCGATGTCGAACGGGATGCTCCATCCCAAAGCGCAGGTCGCCGCCGACGTCTCGCGGATGACGAAAGCACTATCGGATGAGGCCAGGCTCGCCATCCTGTCCAATCTGTCAGGAGACCCCTGTCGATTTACAGACATCGCGCATCGCACAGGGCTACCCAAGAGCACGCTGCACAATCATTTGATTCATCTGCGCGACGCTGGATTTATCCGAGTCCATGCGCATCTGAACAAGACGGATCGCTACAGTCTGCGGCAGCGAGCGTTTGTCGAGCTAGATGAAACACTCCAACGGTTTCAGGCCCAACTCAGTCGTGAAGAAGGCGCTTCAGTAGAATAA
- a CDS encoding amino acid permease, with translation MKDDNEKTPVTSSEGLSRSLRTRHIQMLAFGGVIGVGLFYGASVSVQLAGPAVILDFIVCGIVVAIVMRALAEMTIAEPTAGSFSLYAKRLFGERMGFVTAGMWWFYWVATVMSELAAIGKLIQVWFPAVPAWVPGLCALILFTGSNLLVVRVFGEVEYWFACLKLLAVGVFMLFGVLMMVTPLLHQGGPLGVRNLTIGGGFFANGMMGTVMALSLVVQTYSGIETLAVEAGESAKPRQNLRRAFRAVTWRVLVVYIGSMFVMLCSFPWTYLTHHTGSPYALMFARVGIPVAAGIVNLIIILSGLSSCNTGLYGGSRMLFSMSRQGYIWDGLGRINGRQIPAGAVWVTALAISLGILITYVDPNHAYVWITSASAFASLWTWFVILLEHAAYRRNLQKGAPGNEAHAKRVPVISYIGMILLVGTFVFIVWSPLTRVSVFAGVIFLVLLWLVHLLRARARG, from the coding sequence GTGAAAGACGATAACGAGAAGACGCCCGTCACGTCGAGCGAAGGGCTTTCACGAAGCCTGAGAACTCGACATATCCAGATGCTCGCCTTCGGTGGTGTCATTGGCGTTGGCCTTTTCTATGGTGCATCCGTCTCGGTTCAACTCGCGGGACCTGCCGTGATCCTCGACTTCATCGTGTGCGGCATCGTCGTAGCTATCGTCATGCGCGCATTGGCGGAGATGACCATCGCCGAACCGACCGCCGGATCGTTTAGCCTGTACGCCAAGCGCCTCTTTGGTGAGCGAATGGGGTTCGTGACGGCCGGGATGTGGTGGTTTTATTGGGTCGCAACGGTCATGTCCGAGCTGGCTGCCATCGGCAAGCTCATACAGGTATGGTTCCCGGCCGTTCCGGCATGGGTTCCGGGGCTGTGTGCGCTCATTTTGTTCACTGGTTCGAATCTTCTCGTCGTACGCGTGTTTGGCGAGGTCGAGTACTGGTTTGCCTGCTTGAAACTCCTCGCGGTGGGGGTATTTATGCTATTTGGTGTCCTCATGATGGTGACGCCGCTTCTGCATCAGGGAGGACCACTTGGCGTGCGCAATTTAACCATCGGCGGGGGATTTTTCGCCAACGGCATGATGGGTACTGTGATGGCCTTGTCGCTTGTGGTGCAGACCTATAGTGGCATTGAGACGTTGGCTGTGGAAGCTGGGGAATCCGCAAAACCACGGCAAAATCTGAGACGCGCCTTTCGAGCAGTTACCTGGCGGGTTCTCGTCGTCTATATTGGTTCGATGTTCGTGATGCTCTGTTCCTTTCCGTGGACGTACCTGACGCACCACACAGGCAGCCCCTATGCGCTGATGTTTGCGAGAGTGGGCATTCCTGTAGCAGCTGGAATCGTCAATTTGATCATCATCCTCTCGGGCTTATCGTCTTGTAATACGGGGCTCTACGGCGGCAGCCGCATGCTTTTCTCGATGTCCCGTCAAGGGTACATCTGGGATGGACTTGGCCGGATCAATGGTCGCCAGATACCGGCAGGGGCGGTATGGGTGACGGCACTCGCCATTTCGCTTGGCATTCTCATCACCTATGTCGATCCGAATCACGCCTACGTTTGGATCACGAGCGCCTCTGCCTTCGCGTCGCTGTGGACGTGGTTTGTGATCCTCCTCGAACACGCCGCGTATCGAAGGAATTTACAGAAGGGCGCCCCAGGGAATGAAGCCCATGCTAAGCGAGTGCCGGTCATTTCTTACATTGGCATGATCCTGCTCGTCGGGACGTTCGTGTTTATCGTCTGGTCGCCGCTCACGCGTGTATCGGTCTTTGCAGGTGTCATCTTCCTCGTCTTACTGTGGCTGGTCCATCTACTTCGCGCGCGCGCACGAGGATAA
- a CDS encoding acyltransferase has translation MRACIILGVICVHVLSSFDAQTLPFSKTNISLDLLTMAFHFTREAFMFITGLVLFYTYYDRKFTVWSFWRKRLSLIALPYVAWTALYIAFTGTYLNKFDWGPQALAHRFGHALLTANQFFLYFLLVSMQLYVLFPLIVKMIRRLENRLWWVVSVSFILEIGIMVLNQTVLNHLQAGQVPTWLFTLVHYRDRFILTYQFWFIAGAALAVKYNSVRDWVSRHAKVVVIAAITAILALWATYFVERFGLHMTDGEAVDVLQPIMIPYALIVACLLWSVGLRWARVRTEEHLARVTPVIQFFGGVSFGIFLIHPIALHYFEQIDQRLHLHGGLHLVLIPFTAVFAYVSSGVAAYLIGKIPYVSYIVGEKTHLRRSTAKSTLSKAV, from the coding sequence ATGCGTGCCTGCATCATCCTCGGTGTCATTTGTGTACACGTACTATCGTCGTTTGACGCGCAGACCCTGCCGTTTTCGAAAACGAACATCTCGCTTGACTTGTTGACCATGGCGTTTCACTTCACCCGCGAAGCGTTCATGTTTATCACTGGCCTGGTGCTCTTCTATACCTATTATGATCGAAAGTTTACAGTCTGGTCGTTTTGGCGCAAGCGTCTGAGTCTCATCGCCCTGCCATACGTGGCTTGGACGGCGTTGTACATCGCCTTCACTGGAACGTACCTAAACAAGTTTGACTGGGGGCCTCAAGCGCTCGCCCATCGGTTTGGACACGCCTTGTTGACGGCCAATCAGTTCTTTCTCTACTTCCTGTTGGTGTCAATGCAGTTGTACGTTCTGTTTCCATTGATTGTAAAGATGATTCGCCGGTTGGAGAATCGTCTGTGGTGGGTCGTGAGCGTCAGTTTCATCTTGGAAATTGGCATCATGGTCCTGAATCAAACGGTACTCAACCATCTGCAGGCTGGTCAGGTGCCGACGTGGCTGTTTACGTTGGTGCACTACCGCGATCGATTTATTTTGACCTATCAGTTCTGGTTTATTGCAGGCGCCGCATTAGCGGTGAAGTACAACTCCGTACGCGACTGGGTCAGCCGTCATGCGAAGGTTGTCGTCATCGCTGCCATCACGGCCATCCTCGCGCTGTGGGCAACGTATTTCGTGGAGCGGTTCGGGCTGCACATGACGGATGGCGAAGCGGTGGACGTACTGCAGCCGATCATGATTCCATATGCACTCATCGTCGCATGCCTGCTGTGGTCGGTAGGCCTTAGATGGGCTAGGGTGAGAACAGAGGAACATCTCGCTCGCGTGACCCCCGTCATTCAATTCTTCGGGGGAGTCAGTTTCGGCATCTTTCTCATTCACCCGATAGCTTTACATTATTTCGAGCAGATCGATCAACGTCTTCACTTGCACGGCGGGCTGCATCTCGTGTTAATTCCCTTTACGGCGGTGTTCGCATACGTGTCATCCGGCGTTGCAGCGTATCTGATCGGAAAAATTCCTTATGTCAGCTACATCGTTGGGGAGAAGACGCACCTGCGCCGTTCCACTGCCAAGTCGACACTGTCGAAAGCTGTTTAA
- a CDS encoding phosphosulfolactate synthase has product MHELHLPERLQKPRSTGWTVLIDSGVPLHYFEDAIASAACYIDLVKFGWGTSLISPTIAAKIEVLRSHDIEFYFGGTLFEKFYIQGKVGDYHSYCRQYGCRYVEISNGTVPMSNRQKEEFIKLFANEFQVLSEVGYKDADQSNQLSPDEWLDFIEEDLAAGAFKVITEARESGTSGICQLDGHPRPGIVEQFQSSQVDMTRLIFEAPTKTLQTYFIEHFGPNVNLANIPIQDVISLETLRLGLRSDTFLQFEAR; this is encoded by the coding sequence ATGCACGAGTTGCACTTGCCTGAGAGGCTGCAAAAACCAAGGTCCACCGGATGGACGGTGCTCATCGACAGTGGCGTTCCTCTGCACTATTTCGAGGACGCCATTGCGAGCGCCGCATGCTATATCGACCTCGTCAAATTCGGTTGGGGCACCTCCCTCATCTCCCCTACAATCGCCGCAAAAATCGAGGTTTTACGGTCACACGACATCGAATTTTACTTCGGCGGTACGCTTTTCGAGAAGTTTTACATCCAGGGTAAAGTAGGAGACTACCACAGCTACTGCAGGCAATATGGTTGTCGCTACGTGGAGATCTCGAACGGCACCGTCCCGATGTCCAACAGACAAAAGGAAGAATTTATCAAATTATTCGCCAACGAATTCCAAGTGCTCAGTGAAGTCGGTTACAAAGACGCCGATCAGTCCAATCAACTGTCGCCAGACGAATGGCTGGACTTCATTGAGGAAGACCTCGCTGCAGGTGCCTTCAAGGTGATCACCGAAGCTCGCGAATCCGGGACGAGTGGCATCTGCCAACTAGACGGTCACCCACGGCCGGGCATCGTCGAGCAGTTCCAAAGCTCGCAAGTGGATATGACCCGCTTGATATTCGAAGCCCCCACGAAGACGCTCCAAACCTACTTCATCGAACATTTTGGCCCTAACGTGAATCTCGCAAATATCCCGATTCAGGATGTGATCTCCCTCGAAACGCTGCGCCTGGGCCTGCGTTCCGACACGTTTCTGCAATTTGAGGCGCGCTGA
- a CDS encoding GntR family transcriptional regulator — protein MHRYLEIHKDIFRRIQSGDWPPGTQLPSETVLASEYKTTRVTIRRALQLLEQEHVLTSRQGVGRFVAQPPATATSELTRLLDWRQFMRTPNKDLRTVTIASHEVALNSERAELLKRPEESPGYQFVQSRISTGTTVSMAVSVFPGAALAAQCSDAALLDTLKRHEEMAMYAESDILVPSVDDPYANYLQDCDSDPTSPILVLRQLFLDWRHAPLFLSYDYLNLRVFSLHLTRERDKSVPRPPRDSRHAHPHAQP, from the coding sequence ATGCATCGCTATTTAGAGATTCACAAGGACATCTTTCGTCGGATTCAGAGCGGCGACTGGCCGCCAGGAACGCAACTGCCAAGTGAGACGGTGCTCGCCAGCGAGTACAAAACGACGCGAGTCACCATTCGGCGAGCACTCCAACTCCTCGAGCAGGAACATGTGCTCACCTCACGTCAGGGAGTCGGGCGCTTTGTCGCCCAACCCCCGGCGACTGCCACGTCCGAATTGACGCGCTTGCTCGACTGGCGCCAGTTTATGCGAACGCCAAACAAAGATTTGCGCACTGTAACAATCGCCTCCCACGAAGTCGCCTTGAATTCGGAGCGCGCCGAGTTACTGAAGCGCCCGGAGGAAAGCCCTGGCTATCAGTTCGTGCAATCCCGCATCTCGACGGGAACCACGGTCTCCATGGCCGTGTCCGTCTTCCCCGGTGCGGCACTCGCGGCACAATGCAGCGATGCGGCGCTATTGGACACCCTCAAACGCCATGAAGAGATGGCGATGTATGCCGAATCGGACATCCTGGTTCCGTCTGTCGACGACCCGTACGCCAACTATCTGCAAGACTGTGACAGCGATCCAACGAGCCCGATTCTCGTCCTGCGGCAACTGTTTCTGGATTGGCGGCACGCCCCTCTTTTCCTATCGTACGACTACTTAAATTTGCGAGTGTTTTCGCTGCACCTGACGCGGGAGCGAGATAAATCCGTACCACGCCCGCCGCGGGACTCGCGGCACGCTCATCCGCACGCTCAACCATAG
- a CDS encoding aspartyl-phosphate phosphatase Spo0E family protein — protein sequence MSPDARAANLVLRTDTCETMLYNLHSMDKNMLDVPDDSPISQRIETLRRELIRIVESNGDLTHPDVIALSQELDALMLTVIAHGFD from the coding sequence GTGAGCCCGGATGCACGCGCGGCAAATCTTGTGTTGAGGACTGACACGTGCGAAACGATGCTGTATAATTTGCATTCTATGGATAAAAATATGCTTGACGTACCAGACGACTCACCGATCAGCCAGCGCATTGAAACGCTGCGGCGCGAACTGATCCGCATCGTGGAGAGCAATGGCGATCTGACACATCCTGACGTCATTGCACTCAGCCAAGAACTGGACGCGCTGATGCTCACTGTTATCGCACACGGCTTTGATTGA
- a CDS encoding MFS transporter, which produces MSANPSHVNLLSRLERIPVTRTVVYIIVLLSFVWLAEAFDIGIVGPVLTTLEKTWGLASWQQGLLAVASTLGVVTGMVPSGLLADRIGRRRVVLFGILFFSVLTLVGSVVSNFSTLWLIRFLAGVGEGAVLPMPYLLLSEFVRSRQRAVSVGYSNGILTAAYVIPNLASLWALNTFPASFAWRVPFLLGGIPLLLLIPLALWLPESPRYLLKRGREAEVLRLVERLEGEAGLTSDLKVADARLRVVLDHDNEGARVPLRAMVAQPFLRRGLLVTMQLTAALILFYILQVFGPTLLVSRGTGNGTAILFSGLMMVVAGGGSIVQGYLSDKLGRKAILAMYVALASAGCLLFAFGTSTFVVFLAGALTAFFGLGIFPVSKLCVAEQYPTELRGRGVYLNEMTARTVSGVVTIYFIPSLLHTYGNQTIFFGIAVILVLFNLPFLFFGRETANVQMEEAGAKLSFGRIEREALAHQVSSR; this is translated from the coding sequence GTGTCGGCAAACCCATCTCATGTCAATTTGTTGTCGAGACTCGAACGGATTCCTGTGACGAGAACTGTCGTCTACATCATTGTTCTGTTGTCGTTCGTATGGCTCGCCGAAGCGTTTGATATCGGCATTGTCGGGCCTGTACTCACCACATTGGAAAAGACGTGGGGGCTGGCGTCGTGGCAGCAAGGTCTGCTTGCGGTCGCCTCCACCCTCGGGGTAGTCACTGGGATGGTTCCCTCGGGGCTTTTGGCTGACCGGATTGGACGGCGGCGCGTCGTGTTGTTCGGGATTCTCTTCTTCTCTGTTCTGACACTCGTGGGCTCCGTCGTGTCGAATTTCTCAACGCTTTGGCTAATTCGGTTTTTGGCTGGCGTTGGTGAAGGGGCCGTCCTTCCGATGCCCTATCTGTTGTTATCGGAATTTGTTCGCAGTCGGCAGCGCGCAGTCAGTGTCGGCTACTCCAACGGCATTTTGACCGCAGCTTACGTCATCCCCAATCTCGCGTCGCTCTGGGCGCTCAACACGTTTCCTGCGAGCTTCGCTTGGCGAGTGCCGTTTCTTCTCGGTGGCATTCCGCTGTTGCTCTTGATCCCACTCGCCTTGTGGCTGCCAGAGTCACCTCGCTACTTGTTGAAACGCGGTCGCGAGGCGGAGGTATTGCGTTTAGTCGAGCGCCTTGAGGGCGAGGCGGGCTTGACGAGCGACCTGAAGGTAGCGGATGCGCGTCTTCGCGTGGTCTTGGATCACGACAACGAGGGAGCTCGCGTGCCGCTTCGGGCCATGGTCGCACAGCCCTTTTTGCGGCGTGGATTGCTTGTGACCATGCAACTGACCGCTGCGCTGATTTTGTTCTATATCCTGCAGGTGTTTGGTCCGACACTTCTTGTCAGTCGCGGAACCGGGAACGGTACAGCGATTCTCTTCTCCGGCCTGATGATGGTAGTGGCGGGGGGAGGTTCCATCGTGCAGGGATACTTGTCAGACAAACTTGGCCGTAAAGCGATCTTGGCTATGTACGTGGCACTGGCGAGCGCAGGATGTCTCTTATTCGCATTCGGGACATCCACCTTCGTGGTGTTTTTAGCCGGTGCGCTGACCGCGTTCTTCGGCCTTGGCATCTTCCCAGTGTCGAAGTTGTGTGTCGCCGAGCAGTACCCGACTGAACTGCGCGGGCGAGGAGTCTATCTCAACGAGATGACGGCCCGCACCGTCAGTGGCGTCGTGACCATCTACTTCATCCCATCTCTTTTGCACACGTACGGAAACCAGACGATTTTCTTCGGTATCGCGGTCATCTTGGTGCTATTCAACCTTCCGTTTCTCTTTTTTGGGCGAGAAACAGCCAACGTGCAGATGGAAGAGGCGGGGGCCAAATTGTCCTTTGGCCGGATCGAGCGTGAAGCTTTGGCGCACCAAGTGTCGTCCCGATAA
- a CDS encoding MBL fold metallo-hydrolase, giving the protein MENPFEEAFIPLTSLVSGQGISVVPDIYCFPVQFANVVMVGHPLEEGWVLIDAGTPRSATSILTEAEYRFGKGVRPAAIILTHGHFDHVGAIVELVETWHAPVYAHPAELPYLTGQEDYPPADPSVGGGLVSRVSQWFPNESIDLKGHVHALPHDGIVPGLPDWIWIPTPGHTKGHISLYRPKDRVLIAGDAVTTVKQESVYAVFTQHKELHGPPAYFTTDWQAAWESVKRIADLELSALVTGHGLPMYEEDLRTALPALARHFSQEIPNHGRFVQ; this is encoded by the coding sequence ATGGAAAATCCGTTTGAAGAGGCGTTTATCCCACTGACCAGCCTCGTCAGTGGTCAAGGAATCTCCGTTGTACCGGACATCTATTGTTTTCCAGTGCAATTCGCCAACGTAGTGATGGTAGGCCATCCACTCGAGGAGGGCTGGGTGCTGATTGACGCGGGAACTCCAAGGTCCGCAACAAGCATCCTCACTGAGGCGGAATATCGCTTTGGCAAGGGCGTGCGCCCTGCGGCTATCATCCTCACACACGGCCATTTCGATCACGTCGGCGCGATCGTCGAACTCGTCGAGACCTGGCATGCACCTGTCTATGCGCACCCTGCAGAACTCCCATATTTGACTGGCCAAGAGGACTACCCTCCGGCAGACCCCTCGGTCGGCGGCGGTCTCGTCAGCCGTGTCTCGCAGTGGTTTCCCAACGAGTCCATCGATTTGAAAGGGCACGTTCACGCGTTGCCGCACGACGGCATCGTCCCCGGCCTGCCTGATTGGATTTGGATACCGACGCCAGGACATACAAAGGGGCATATTTCACTGTATCGCCCCAAAGACCGAGTGCTCATTGCAGGCGACGCCGTCACGACAGTAAAACAGGAGTCGGTGTACGCCGTCTTTACGCAACACAAGGAACTACATGGCCCACCAGCCTACTTCACTACCGACTGGCAGGCAGCCTGGGAATCTGTGAAGCGGATTGCAGACTTGGAGCTGTCCGCACTGGTGACAGGGCATGGATTGCCAATGTACGAAGAGGACCTCCGAACGGCCCTGCCGGCGTTGGCCAGACACTTCAGCCAGGAGATCCCGAATCACGGTCGCTTTGTCCAATAA
- a CDS encoding AMP-binding protein, with protein sequence MSTFLTSLEQVLSAEHRPILFDHDTWHSTSQLRNDVLQVKHALWDAGLRERDEVVLGLPNSYEFAVVYLALLQSGVVVAPVNPKMPAAELERVLTRLDAKAVMVSQAQADAWNRVLCDHEFGANLNIDLAPTEGAGTPLSIVVSLAPSRLSQTAESTPEGATGDDAPAVLMFTSGTTGQPKGVMLRRKHLLHAANNVIQSHELTEEDVAYCILPLFHINAQVIVLLSTLLSGGQLVMADRFHASRFWDDVTSHRVTWVSAVPTILSILSKQQSKARPAHQLRFIRSASAPLSPAIKTRFECSVGVPVVESYGMTEAAGQICINPLPPGVRKVGSVGKPFGLELEILNDEQQPVGPNDVGEIVIRGQNVIEAYVGAEGKQSDSQWDGWIFTGDLGYRDDDGYVFITGRAKEIINRAGEKLSPREIEDVLSGHSFVDRSAVIGVPDPLYGERVVAFVVPVDYETVAKGALVNELEQMCKDSLAHHKCPSEIVVARSLPVGPTGKVQKHLLRDVQTLHLLA encoded by the coding sequence ATGTCTACATTTTTAACGTCCTTGGAACAAGTACTGTCGGCAGAGCATCGCCCGATTCTGTTCGATCACGACACTTGGCACTCCACATCGCAACTTCGCAACGACGTCCTTCAGGTCAAGCACGCACTGTGGGACGCCGGGCTGCGTGAGCGGGACGAGGTGGTCTTAGGACTCCCCAACTCCTATGAGTTCGCAGTCGTCTACTTGGCCTTGCTGCAGTCTGGCGTCGTCGTCGCTCCGGTCAATCCCAAGATGCCTGCGGCAGAATTGGAACGCGTGCTGACGAGGCTGGATGCCAAGGCGGTGATGGTGTCGCAGGCACAAGCGGATGCGTGGAATCGAGTGCTTTGTGACCACGAGTTCGGTGCCAACTTGAATATCGACTTAGCGCCCACGGAGGGAGCCGGGACACCACTGTCGATTGTCGTCTCGTTGGCGCCTTCGCGCTTGAGCCAAACGGCGGAGTCGACGCCAGAGGGAGCGACGGGCGATGACGCGCCTGCTGTCTTGATGTTTACGTCGGGAACCACGGGGCAGCCCAAAGGCGTCATGCTGCGGCGCAAACATCTGCTGCACGCCGCGAATAACGTGATTCAGAGTCACGAGTTGACCGAAGAGGACGTCGCCTACTGCATTTTGCCGCTGTTTCACATCAATGCACAGGTCATTGTGTTGCTTTCGACGCTGTTGTCCGGCGGGCAGCTGGTGATGGCCGACAGATTCCATGCATCACGCTTTTGGGATGACGTCACTTCACATCGCGTGACATGGGTATCGGCCGTTCCGACGATTCTTTCGATTCTCTCAAAGCAACAGTCCAAGGCGCGTCCGGCACACCAACTGCGCTTTATCCGATCCGCCTCCGCGCCTCTTTCACCCGCTATCAAAACGCGCTTTGAGTGCTCGGTGGGCGTGCCCGTTGTGGAGTCGTACGGGATGACGGAAGCGGCGGGGCAAATCTGTATCAATCCATTGCCGCCTGGCGTTCGCAAAGTCGGATCGGTCGGCAAGCCGTTTGGCCTTGAACTCGAAATTCTAAATGATGAGCAGCAGCCAGTTGGCCCCAATGACGTCGGAGAGATCGTGATTCGTGGACAGAACGTCATTGAGGCGTACGTGGGTGCAGAGGGGAAACAGTCGGATTCACAGTGGGATGGCTGGATATTCACGGGGGACCTCGGTTACCGCGACGACGACGGGTACGTCTTCATCACAGGTCGCGCGAAGGAGATCATCAATCGCGCCGGAGAGAAACTGAGTCCGCGTGAAATCGAGGATGTCCTGTCTGGCCATTCGTTTGTCGACCGCTCGGCTGTCATTGGCGTACCAGACCCGCTGTACGGTGAACGCGTGGTCGCCTTCGTGGTACCTGTGGACTATGAAACTGTCGCTAAAGGGGCGCTGGTGAACGAACTCGAACAGATGTGCAAAGATTCTCTCGCGCACCACAAGTGTCCATCTGAGATCGTCGTGGCGCGTTCACTCCCTGTCGGCCCGACGGGGAAGGTGCAAAAGCACCTTCTGCGCGACGTACAGACGTTGCATTTGTTAGCGTAA
- a CDS encoding SGNH/GDSL hydrolase family protein: MGKIKTSGDAVLTATPTNSLQGQINTEKVMIIGGSMAHGWKDPNDNSYLKRAFTSLTNSTDTKWVYDDRTKVGGSPVSLGKTGDVQTWLNKDKPQVVVISWGLLNDVYDKTPVKPFNAAIKQEIQESLAAHAAVLIVTSPVTKATATYDHDQIETYIQNEVADARTFNSQNIHFIDLNSAMTTYMKAHNQTWKMYYGDSWHPNQAGHELGGELLYNLLIQTFGTGPILYKTDTN, translated from the coding sequence TTGGGCAAGATCAAGACGTCCGGCGACGCCGTCTTGACGGCCACGCCGACCAATAGTTTGCAAGGCCAGATCAACACAGAAAAAGTGATGATCATCGGTGGGTCGATGGCCCACGGGTGGAAGGACCCCAACGACAACTCGTACTTGAAACGGGCCTTCACATCCTTGACGAACTCCACGGACACGAAATGGGTCTACGATGACCGCACGAAGGTGGGAGGCTCCCCCGTATCGCTCGGAAAAACAGGGGATGTTCAAACCTGGCTCAACAAAGATAAGCCTCAAGTGGTTGTTATTTCTTGGGGACTGCTGAACGACGTTTACGATAAGACGCCGGTCAAACCATTTAATGCAGCCATCAAACAAGAGATTCAAGAGTCTCTGGCGGCGCACGCGGCGGTCCTGATCGTCACTTCGCCTGTGACCAAGGCGACAGCAACCTATGATCACGACCAGATCGAAACGTACATTCAAAACGAAGTCGCGGACGCGCGTACGTTCAATAGCCAGAACATCCACTTTATCGATCTCAACAGTGCCATGACCACCTACATGAAGGCACACAACCAAACCTGGAAGATGTATTACGGCGACAGTTGGCATCCAAACCAGGCGGGGCACGAGTTGGGCGGTGAACTGTTGTACAACCTACTGATTCAAACGTTTGGTACGGGCCCGATCCTGTACAAGACAGACACAAATTAA
- a CDS encoding VOC family protein, whose translation MRDMHNVFHLAIPARDLDETYAFYVEKLGCKLARRYADRITLDFFGDQVVCHLSEDIDQSPKMYPRHFGVTFRDKNQFDNLYNLAKQREVPFFHDISRRFEGLVEEHLTFFLIDPSNNLLEFKYYYDDRMMY comes from the coding sequence ATGCGCGATATGCACAATGTCTTTCACCTGGCCATCCCGGCACGAGACTTGGATGAAACCTATGCGTTCTACGTGGAAAAGCTAGGTTGCAAGCTGGCCCGCCGCTACGCCGACAGAATTACACTCGACTTTTTCGGCGACCAGGTCGTCTGTCACCTGTCGGAAGACATCGACCAGTCACCCAAAATGTACCCGCGCCACTTTGGCGTGACGTTCCGCGACAAGAACCAGTTCGACAATCTCTACAATCTAGCAAAACAACGAGAGGTCCCGTTCTTCCACGACATCTCTCGCCGATTCGAAGGACTGGTCGAGGAACACCTGACGTTTTTCCTCATCGATCCGTCGAATAATCTACTCGAATTCAAGTACTACTACGATGACCGCATGATGTATTGA